The following are encoded together in the Mammaliicoccus vitulinus genome:
- the ribB gene encoding 3,4-dihydroxy-2-butanone-4-phosphate synthase, giving the protein MMFDNVEDAIEELKHGKPIIVVDDEDRENEGDLIAISEYLTADTINFMATHARGLICAPVSRGIAEQLNLNLMTETGDKFKTAFTVSVDHVSSTTGISAFERTDTIKGLIEETSPSAFVKPGHVFPLIAQDNGVLERVGHTEACVDLAKLSGAKPAGAICEIMNDDGTMAKREDLYQFKLKHQLKMITIEALVQFRKRNDQIIKFESKVQLPTAFGEFDMYGFTSELDQKEYLAISAGKIENGMNVRIHSECVTGDIFHSARCDCGEQLEYSMKYIQEHGGMILYLPQEGRGIGLINKLKAYELIEQGYDTISANKALGFEADLRDYTEASQILKYFNIEEIQLISNNPDKFNQIEELGISITNRVPVVMKPNETNESYMNTKKDQMGHLL; this is encoded by the coding sequence ATAATGTTTGATAATGTTGAAGATGCTATAGAAGAATTAAAGCACGGTAAACCAATCATTGTAGTAGATGATGAAGATAGAGAAAATGAAGGTGACCTTATAGCAATATCTGAATATTTAACAGCAGATACAATTAATTTTATGGCTACTCATGCTAGAGGGTTAATATGTGCGCCTGTCAGCCGAGGCATAGCTGAACAATTAAATTTAAACTTAATGACTGAAACAGGAGATAAGTTTAAGACAGCATTTACTGTAAGTGTTGACCATGTGTCTTCTACAACAGGTATAAGTGCTTTTGAAAGAACCGACACTATAAAAGGTCTTATTGAAGAAACGTCACCAAGTGCATTTGTGAAACCTGGACATGTTTTTCCATTAATCGCTCAAGATAATGGTGTGCTTGAAAGAGTAGGGCATACTGAAGCATGTGTTGATTTAGCAAAATTATCAGGTGCTAAACCTGCTGGCGCTATTTGTGAAATTATGAATGATGATGGCACAATGGCTAAAAGAGAAGATTTATATCAATTTAAACTTAAACATCAATTAAAAATGATTACGATAGAAGCACTCGTACAATTCAGAAAAAGAAATGATCAAATTATAAAATTCGAATCAAAAGTTCAATTACCAACAGCTTTCGGTGAATTTGATATGTATGGTTTTACATCTGAATTAGATCAAAAGGAATATTTAGCGATAAGTGCTGGCAAAATAGAAAATGGTATGAATGTTCGCATACATTCTGAATGTGTAACAGGAGATATTTTCCATAGTGCGAGATGTGATTGTGGTGAACAATTAGAATATTCTATGAAATATATACAAGAACACGGTGGTATGATTTTATATCTACCTCAAGAAGGTCGCGGTATAGGATTGATTAACAAGCTTAAAGCGTATGAATTAATTGAACAAGGTTACGATACGATATCTGCTAATAAAGCTTTAGGGTTTGAAGCGGATTTAAGAGATTATACTGAAGCTAGTCAAATATTGAAATACTTTAATATAGAAGAAATACAACTTATCAGCAATAATCCTGATAAATTTAATCAAATTGAAGAGCTCGGTATTAGCATTACAAATAGGGTGCCGGTCGTTATGAAACCAAATGAAACAAATGAATCTTATATGAATACAAAAAAAGACCAAATGGGTCACTTATTATAA
- a CDS encoding FAD/NAD(P)-binding protein has protein sequence MKVAIIGMGTAGVSTLNQLSKHKKFKNITVDIFDSAEDMGMGKPFQNDSDRLLINLPANQMSLNPNNEKDFKKWYKKNDEFDYGKAKYLPRLVFGHYMKSILNDLLDKHDNIFVHKHKVDSCYVEEIKDERGQYKIDVCYIEDDEAVCQKYDYVFLTMGMLPYKDPYGLSGIEGYIESPYPTTQALRNVKEKDDIAILGTGLSSIDVIRYVMENHKRLPIVVTSRSAQFPTVRGIKHEINLKYINDKSIEKLQKTHKGMAPLKEVEKLFEKECNYQNINLHKMLYRFKKDNVYNLKYDLKHEDEVGHFQSFVEEVKHHMIPIWNAMTIDDKTIFLEKYGQHFKRNTNPMPQSSAKQLIEWIENGDIVVKEGLENVRKYYGKFRLKYKGIEKEDRYHYVINATGPKKNLSELSEDEHFIKGLENKQIIAAHPFGGILVLPYSNEVISPKFGTMPNLKVIGQLTSGVNFDANGVSLLVDQSVRAVNDLYIELKERKNTQKIQSKKK, from the coding sequence TTGAAAGTTGCAATTATTGGTATGGGAACAGCAGGCGTTAGTACGCTCAATCAATTATCCAAGCATAAAAAATTTAAAAATATAACTGTAGATATTTTTGATAGTGCTGAAGATATGGGAATGGGGAAGCCATTTCAAAATGACAGTGATAGATTATTGATTAATTTACCTGCAAATCAAATGTCTTTAAATCCAAATAATGAAAAAGATTTTAAGAAATGGTATAAGAAAAATGATGAATTTGATTATGGTAAAGCTAAATATTTACCTAGATTAGTATTTGGTCATTATATGAAATCTATCTTAAATGATTTATTGGATAAGCATGATAATATTTTTGTTCATAAACATAAAGTAGATAGTTGTTATGTAGAAGAAATTAAAGATGAACGTGGACAATATAAAATAGATGTTTGTTATATAGAAGATGATGAAGCGGTTTGTCAAAAATATGATTATGTATTTTTAACAATGGGCATGTTACCTTACAAAGATCCATACGGTTTATCAGGGATAGAAGGGTATATTGAATCACCTTATCCAACTACTCAAGCTTTACGTAATGTGAAAGAAAAAGATGATATCGCAATTTTAGGTACAGGACTAAGTTCTATAGATGTCATTAGATATGTTATGGAGAATCATAAACGATTACCTATTGTGGTGACATCTAGAAGTGCACAATTTCCTACTGTACGTGGTATTAAACATGAAATTAATCTGAAATATATTAACGACAAATCTATTGAGAAATTGCAAAAAACGCATAAAGGTATGGCGCCTTTAAAAGAAGTAGAAAAATTATTTGAAAAAGAATGCAATTATCAAAATATTAACTTGCATAAGATGCTGTACCGATTTAAGAAAGATAATGTTTATAATCTGAAATATGATTTGAAACACGAAGATGAAGTAGGGCATTTTCAATCTTTCGTTGAAGAAGTAAAACATCATATGATTCCAATTTGGAATGCCATGACCATTGATGATAAAACGATATTTTTAGAAAAATATGGCCAACATTTCAAGCGCAATACTAATCCTATGCCTCAATCTTCAGCTAAACAATTAATTGAATGGATTGAAAATGGTGATATTGTCGTCAAAGAAGGTTTGGAAAATGTGCGAAAATACTATGGTAAATTTAGATTGAAATATAAAGGTATAGAAAAAGAAGATCGTTACCATTATGTGATCAATGCGACAGGACCGAAAAAGAATTTATCAGAGTTAAGTGAAGATGAACATTTTATAAAAGGTTTAGAAAACAAACAAATAATTGCTGCGCATCCATTTGGAGGCATTCTTGTATTACCATATTCAAATGAAGTTATCAGTCCGAAGTTTGGCACAATGCCTAATTTAAAAGTAATAGGTCAATTAACGAGTGGGGTAAACTTTGATGCGAATGGTGTTTCATTATTAGTAGATCAATCGGTTAGAGCAGTAAATGATTTATATATTGAATTAAAAGAAAGAAAAAATACTCAAAAGATTCAATCTAAAAAGAAATAA
- the ribE gene encoding 6,7-dimethyl-8-ribityllumazine synthase, which produces MNFEGKMNGSELKVAIVVSRFNDFITGRLLDGAKDTLVRHNVEEDNIHVAYVPGAFEIPLVAKKLAKSGKYDAVVTLGCVIRGATTHYDYVCNEVAKGISKVNDETEVPVIFGVVTTETIEQAIERAGTKAGNKGGDAALATIEMANLLKNIESQV; this is translated from the coding sequence ATGAACTTTGAAGGTAAAATGAACGGATCAGAATTAAAAGTAGCAATAGTAGTGAGTAGATTTAACGATTTTATTACAGGACGCTTATTAGATGGTGCTAAAGATACATTAGTACGACACAATGTAGAAGAAGATAACATTCATGTTGCATACGTTCCAGGTGCATTTGAAATTCCATTAGTTGCTAAAAAATTAGCTAAGTCAGGTAAATATGATGCTGTTGTTACATTAGGCTGTGTTATTCGTGGTGCTACAACACATTATGATTACGTATGTAATGAAGTGGCTAAAGGCATATCTAAAGTAAACGATGAAACAGAAGTGCCGGTTATCTTTGGCGTTGTTACTACTGAAACAATCGAACAAGCTATTGAAAGAGCGGGTACTAAAGCAGGTAATAAAGGCGGAGATGCTGCATTAGCTACAATTGAAATGGCTAACTTGCTTAAAAATATTGAAAGCCAAGTATAA
- a CDS encoding riboflavin synthase, whose protein sequence is MFTGIIETVGVIKNATTQSGVKTLIIEAPEITDDLSLGDSVAINGVCLTVTERQASIFKVEVITGTISVTYLEHLKTNDKVNLERAMLANGRFGGHFVSGHVDGKGVIKHISKRKDEWIIEIATDAQLLGQMIDKGSITVDGVSLTIFKLYQHKFEIHLIPETRERTVFVHKKQGDEVHIETDLLFKYVQKITHQNNSNLSQEKLLNLGF, encoded by the coding sequence ATGTTCACAGGAATAATCGAAACAGTTGGTGTAATAAAAAACGCAACGACACAAAGTGGTGTTAAGACTTTAATAATTGAAGCTCCTGAAATAACTGATGATTTATCTCTTGGTGATTCAGTAGCAATAAACGGCGTTTGCTTAACAGTTACTGAAAGACAAGCATCAATATTTAAAGTAGAAGTTATTACAGGTACAATCTCTGTCACATATTTAGAGCACTTAAAAACAAATGATAAAGTAAACCTTGAAAGAGCGATGTTAGCTAATGGTAGATTTGGTGGTCATTTTGTAAGTGGTCATGTAGATGGTAAAGGTGTCATAAAACATATCTCTAAAAGAAAAGATGAATGGATAATTGAAATAGCAACTGACGCACAATTGTTAGGACAAATGATTGATAAAGGTTCTATAACAGTTGATGGCGTTAGTTTAACGATATTTAAATTGTATCAGCACAAATTTGAAATTCATTTAATACCTGAGACAAGAGAGCGTACCGTTTTTGTTCATAAAAAACAAGGTGATGAAGTCCATATCGAAACAGATTTATTGTTTAAATATGTCCAAAAAATAACGCATCAAAATAACTCGAATTTATCACAAGAGAAATTATTAAATCTAGGATTTTAG
- the ribD gene encoding bifunctional diaminohydroxyphosphoribosylaminopyrimidine deaminase/5-amino-6-(5-phosphoribosylamino)uracil reductase RibD encodes MNQYLDFAIDLAERLQGQTATNPSVGAVIVKNNRIIGFGAHLKKGEAHAEIQALKMAGAEATDATIYVSLEPCSHYGLTPPCSKAIIDSGITSVVYAVKDGSLKYSGHDMLQEAGIEVTYEPTERAQALYNDFFHQQETKLPHITVKVSTSLDGKVATDNNESKWITSKEVKQDVLKLRSQHDAIMTGGMTVRIDNPLLTTRSKGLKEPKRFVLTRQSEFDDNLDIFKDHDNPVVVITEGSDFEVKENQNIEVVHKDLSNLKNVLKHLYDAGYAQVMVEAGPKLVSEFIEQDLVDQLIIYQAPKMIGGQGKYQYYRTDDVYPLSNSKLFKIISTEIIGGDLKIILRKK; translated from the coding sequence ATGAATCAATATTTAGATTTTGCTATAGACTTAGCAGAACGTTTGCAAGGTCAGACCGCAACGAACCCTTCAGTAGGAGCTGTAATCGTTAAAAATAATAGAATTATTGGATTCGGTGCACATTTAAAAAAGGGTGAAGCTCACGCAGAAATACAAGCTTTAAAAATGGCAGGTGCTGAAGCAACTGATGCAACAATATATGTGTCGTTAGAACCTTGTTCGCATTATGGCTTAACACCACCATGTTCTAAAGCAATTATAGATAGTGGTATTACTTCAGTAGTATATGCAGTAAAAGATGGTTCTCTTAAATACAGTGGACACGATATGTTACAAGAAGCCGGCATTGAAGTAACTTACGAACCAACGGAAAGAGCACAAGCTTTATACAATGACTTTTTTCATCAGCAAGAAACGAAATTACCTCATATAACAGTAAAAGTTTCTACAAGTTTAGATGGGAAAGTAGCAACTGATAACAACGAAAGTAAATGGATTACTTCTAAAGAAGTGAAACAAGATGTTTTGAAACTAAGAAGTCAACATGATGCCATCATGACTGGTGGTATGACGGTTCGAATAGATAATCCTTTATTAACTACTAGAAGTAAAGGGTTAAAAGAACCAAAACGTTTCGTCTTAACACGTCAATCAGAATTTGATGACAACTTGGATATCTTTAAAGATCATGATAATCCTGTAGTTGTGATAACAGAAGGTTCCGATTTTGAAGTGAAAGAAAACCAAAACATCGAAGTTGTTCATAAAGATTTATCGAATCTAAAAAATGTTCTAAAACATTTATATGATGCTGGATATGCACAAGTTATGGTAGAAGCAGGGCCAAAACTTGTAAGTGAATTTATCGAACAAGATTTAGTAGACCAATTGATTATTTATCAAGCCCCGAAAATGATTGGTGGTCAAGGGAAATATCAATATTATCGAACAGATGATGTTTACCCATTATCCAATAGCAAGTTATTTAAAATTATATCAACAGAAATCATTGGTGGAGATCTTAAAATAATTTTAAGAAAGAAGTGA
- a CDS encoding proline dehydrogenase family protein gives MPVVKDIFIALSNNKFMNESAKRMGPALGANKVVAGVDIDSTIETVEKLNMKGISCTLDNLGEFVTSRQEALEAQQNIVEIMRRNYNANIDAHVSIKLTQLGLNIDREFAYQNTREILLKAHEYGNTFVNIDAEKFEDLVGITEIIDRLKGEFKNVGTVIQAYLYDSMNIMEKYSDVRLRLVKGAYKEASHIAYQTKEEIDQNYIKLIERRLLTAKAFTSIATHDHNIINHVKQFVKDNNIDRNSFEFQMLFGFRTDYAYQIASEGYNFCMYVPFGQDWFGYFMRRLAERPQNINLMLLDIFNKKNKGKIAFGATLLAGVSILIVGGISLLKKK, from the coding sequence ATGCCTGTCGTAAAAGATATTTTTATTGCATTATCTAACAATAAATTCATGAATGAATCAGCTAAGAGAATGGGTCCTGCACTCGGTGCAAACAAGGTAGTAGCGGGAGTTGATATTGATTCAACAATCGAGACAGTTGAAAAATTAAATATGAAGGGAATATCATGTACGTTAGATAATTTAGGAGAATTCGTTACATCTCGTCAAGAAGCATTAGAAGCACAACAAAACATCGTCGAAATTATGCGAAGAAATTATAATGCAAATATTGATGCGCATGTTTCAATCAAACTAACGCAATTAGGCCTCAATATTGATAGAGAATTTGCCTATCAAAATACAAGAGAAATTTTATTAAAAGCACATGAATACGGGAATACATTCGTTAACATAGATGCTGAAAAGTTTGAAGATTTAGTAGGTATTACTGAAATAATTGATAGACTTAAAGGTGAATTTAAAAATGTCGGTACTGTTATCCAAGCTTATTTATACGATTCAATGAATATCATGGAAAAATATTCAGACGTCAGATTACGTTTAGTAAAAGGTGCATATAAAGAAGCTTCACATATTGCATACCAAACTAAAGAAGAAATCGACCAAAATTATATTAAATTAATTGAAAGACGACTGCTAACTGCTAAAGCTTTCACATCCATTGCAACACACGATCATAATATCATTAATCATGTTAAACAATTTGTAAAAGATAATAATATAGATAGAAATTCCTTTGAATTTCAAATGTTATTTGGATTCAGAACAGATTATGCGTATCAAATAGCTAGTGAAGGTTATAACTTCTGTATGTATGTTCCATTCGGGCAAGATTGGTTCGGATATTTCATGAGACGTTTAGCAGAAAGACCACAAAATATTAACTTAATGCTATTAGATATCTTTAATAAGAAAAACAAAGGCAAAATTGCATTTGGAGCAACACTACTAGCTGGTGTTTCTATTTTAATCGTAGGTGGCATCTCATTGTTAAAGAAAAAATAA